The sequence below is a genomic window from Patescibacteria group bacterium.
AAACCAATAGGCAAATAAAATCAGAATCATTATTTCTAATAACGTGGTCGGCAAACCAAAAATTCTCAATCTTATCTGGTAGGTTGGCAAACTAGCAAGGATTAAAAATAAAAACCATTTCATCTTTTTATTTTATCATTTCCCTTTCTTTTGCCAATCTGGTATAATAAAACAATGACTCAAGAAAAAAAATCAAATTGGTTCAGTACTATTATCAGTGTTATCATCGCCTCTTTTTTGATTATTCTCATTGCTTTTCTTTTAAGATTTTTAGAAAAAACCTTGATCAAAGAAGTGGAAGCGAAAACTTTAGATTATGCAGCCAGAAAAATTGAACAAAAACCAATTGAAATTATTAAGCTAAAAGCAGGAAAAAGTATCACTTTTGAAGTCAAGTTTAAAAATGTTGGTCAAAAAAATTGGTTAAAAGGTAAGGTTTTTTTAAAATCCCTTGCCTCTCCAAAAAGTTCCTTTACTCATCCTTTTTGGCCTCAATTTAATGTCCCTTATATTGTAAAATGGGGAGTACCTGTGGGTCAGACAGGCACTCTTCGCTTTGCTTTAAGAGCACCAGAAACGAATGGTCTTTATTGGGAAAAATTTCAACTTTTTGTCAATCAAAGCCAAATTCCAGGTGGTGAGATAGAAATAGGTATCAATGTCTATGGAGGGAAAAACCCTTCACTACCTTCAACTAATCAAAACAGTACTCCTTCAGGTGGAATTTTTTGGGAAACCATTAGTCCTAATTATCAAATTCAAGAAGAGATAAAATATCAAGAACCAAAAATTAGAGTTGGACTTCTTTATAGTGAAGAAGAGTCAACACAAGACGAGGATCTTTCTCATCTGCCCATTAAAATTAAAACTCTCAATCAAGAACCTTACGAAATTCGACTCATCAAAGAAGATTATCGTCTGCTTTTAGTTCAAAGTCAAGGCGAAGAAATAGAAATTGATTTTGATTTTCAAAATAAAAGGTATTTAGTAAAAAACCAGGGACAACTTTTTGCTAATACTGATTCGCCACTTCTTTTTTCACCTTTATTTGACACAACTATTTTTAAAATTACTTCTTGGCAACGAGGACCATTCTGGGGCCTCCCGGTTAATGACAATGAATATCGCGGTCTTTTAGAAATTCGTTTTAATCCTTCAACTAATCGTCTATGGTTAATCAATGAACTACCTATTGAAGAATATATGAAAGGGGTGGCTGAGG
It includes:
- a CDS encoding SpoIID/LytB domain-containing protein: MTQEKKSNWFSTIISVIIASFLIILIAFLLRFLEKTLIKEVEAKTLDYAARKIEQKPIEIIKLKAGKSITFEVKFKNVGQKNWLKGKVFLKSLASPKSSFTHPFWPQFNVPYIVKWGVPVGQTGTLRFALRAPETNGLYWEKFQLFVNQSQIPGGEIEIGINVYGGKNPSLPSTNQNSTPSGGIFWETISPNYQIQEEIKYQEPKIRVGLLYSEEESTQDEDLSHLPIKIKTLNQEPYEIRLIKEDYRLLLVQSQGEEIEIDFDFQNKRYLVKNQGQLFANTDSPLLFSPLFDTTIFKITSWQRGPFWGLPVNDNEYRGLLEIRFNPSTNRLWLINELPIEEYMKGVAEVQDYYPYEMLKAQKIAARTYAFFRFLFPKYTQVPDGEGPIFTVRATQADQVYRGYNWEKRSPNTQRAVEETRGMIMIYENQPILAYYFARSDGRTRSSCEARMTKECLPYLVSVPDPPGQGKTLKGHGVGMPQQGARIAAEQGALFHQILRYYYPGVEIKKVW